A section of the Acidobacteriota bacterium genome encodes:
- a CDS encoding vanillate O-demethylase oxidoreductase VanB — MTDRIEKRIELKASVSRVWRALTDYREFGEWFRVKIDGPFKPGEASHGQVTYSGYEHLKWEAVVQKMEPERLFSFTWHPAGIDAKRDYSKEKPTLVEFRLEKTAHGTLLVVTESGFDQIPADRRQEAFRMNEGGWETQIHNIESYVASNP, encoded by the coding sequence ATGACCGACCGTATCGAGAAGCGCATCGAATTGAAAGCCTCAGTTTCGCGGGTCTGGCGCGCCTTAACGGATTATCGAGAATTTGGCGAATGGTTTCGCGTGAAAATCGATGGCCCATTCAAACCAGGCGAGGCTTCACATGGACAAGTTACTTATTCCGGCTACGAGCACCTGAAGTGGGAAGCCGTCGTGCAGAAAATGGAGCCGGAGCGTCTTTTCTCGTTCACCTGGCATCCGGCCGGAATCGATGCCAAAAGGGATTATTCGAAAGAGAAGCCTACCCTTGTCGAGTTCAGGCTGGAGAAGACTGCGCACGGCACGCTGCTTGTGGTCACAGAATCCGGCTTCGACCAGATACCGGCTGACCGCCGCCAGGAAGCGTTTCGCATGAACGAAGGCGGATGGGAGACTCAGATCCACAACATCGAGAGCTATGTCGCCAGCAACCCATAA
- a CDS encoding transcriptional regulator yields MSPATHNRLAVLRQAPVFAALGDETRLRLVTKLSRGRPTSISELTEGTRLTRQAITKHLRVLESVGIVYSIREGRESRFKFNPEPIDELRLYLDIVSQQWDETLSRLKAFVEK; encoded by the coding sequence ATGTCGCCAGCAACCCATAATCGCCTCGCCGTACTGCGCCAGGCGCCTGTCTTCGCAGCCTTGGGAGACGAGACGCGTCTGCGGCTCGTAACGAAGCTCAGCCGTGGGCGACCCACTTCTATTTCTGAGCTGACCGAAGGCACTAGACTTACGCGCCAGGCGATCACCAAACATCTTCGCGTACTGGAAAGCGTTGGGATCGTGTACAGCATCCGCGAAGGTCGCGAGAGCCGCTTCAAATTCAATCCAGAACCAATCGACGAACTTCGACTCTATCTGGATATTGTCTCGCAGCAGTGGGACGAGACATTGTCCAGGCTTAAAGCATTTGTCGAGAAATAG
- a CDS encoding UDP-glucose--dolichyl-phosphate glucosyltransferase, producing MRVSVIIPTHNEAQSIGRVLADLPSDLATEVIVVDSNSNDGTAEIAAKLGARVVQEPRRGYGRACLTGLANTSAADVVVFLDGDYSDRPAELPILLAPISNGVADITIGGRIGEHGASAALPWHQAFGNRLAATLIRFLYGLDISDLGPFRAARADVLRSLALEETTYGWAVEMILKGALGGFRVVEVPVSYYPRIGKSKIGGTLKGSIGAAWFILSLIARYYFRQRRAGSPRPA from the coding sequence GTGCGAGTCTCGGTCATTATTCCTACTCACAATGAGGCACAGTCGATTGGGCGCGTTCTTGCGGATCTTCCGTCCGATCTCGCGACCGAAGTCATTGTTGTTGACAGCAACTCGAACGATGGCACGGCGGAAATCGCCGCGAAGCTGGGAGCGCGCGTCGTGCAGGAACCGCGTCGTGGATATGGACGCGCCTGTCTGACAGGACTGGCGAATACCAGCGCGGCTGATGTTGTTGTCTTCCTTGACGGCGACTACAGCGACCGTCCCGCTGAACTTCCCATTCTCTTAGCGCCAATCAGCAATGGAGTTGCCGATATCACGATCGGAGGCCGCATCGGCGAGCACGGCGCTTCCGCGGCGCTGCCTTGGCATCAGGCGTTTGGAAACCGACTCGCTGCCACTCTGATCAGATTCCTCTACGGTCTTGACATCAGCGACCTTGGACCTTTTCGGGCCGCACGTGCCGATGTACTTCGCTCACTCGCGCTGGAGGAAACCACATACGGCTGGGCGGTTGAGATGATTCTCAAAGGCGCGCTGGGCGGATTCCGCGTGGTTGAAGTCCCGGTGAGCTATTATCCGCGCATCGGAAAATCGAAGATCGGCGGTACGCTGAAGGGCAGTATCGGCGCCGCCTGGTTCATTCTCAGCTTGATCGCGAGATACTATTTCCGGCAGCGGAGAGCCGGAAGTCCGCGGCCGGCGTAG
- a CDS encoding acyl-CoA dehydrogenase produces MTHEAAVSKARELASRVLAPSAGQNDKAGRFSTEAVESLGESGLLGLLLSTNSGGSGLGPRTFAAVTAALAEADASVAMVYVMHIMGAATIAAARPSAAQALTPILQEIGAGRHLATLAFSEAGSRSHFWAPISRAHRNGSGVRISAKKSWVTSAGHAQSYIVSALAPEGDGPTDSTLYLLAAGTRGLSVAGPWDGLGLRANASAPIALEECEVPSHFQLTDDGAGFPAMLNMVLPLFNLGSASVSLGLCRAAVAGTASHLKTAKFEHLGQSLGESLPTLRAQLATMQIETDGLSARIDDLVDHLENPRETTMLRVLEAKAAAGDVAISVTSAAMRVCGGAAFSKHLGIERLFRDAHAGAVMAPTGDVLREFIGKALLGMPLF; encoded by the coding sequence ATGACTCATGAAGCAGCCGTTTCGAAAGCTCGCGAGCTGGCCAGTCGTGTACTGGCGCCAAGTGCAGGGCAAAACGACAAGGCGGGACGATTTTCCACGGAGGCGGTGGAATCACTCGGAGAGTCCGGGCTGCTCGGGCTTTTGTTATCCACGAATTCTGGCGGTTCAGGCCTGGGACCACGCACGTTTGCGGCTGTCACCGCCGCGCTCGCTGAGGCAGACGCTTCTGTCGCCATGGTGTATGTAATGCACATCATGGGCGCCGCCACGATCGCGGCAGCCCGTCCAAGCGCAGCTCAGGCACTCACGCCGATATTGCAGGAGATCGGCGCTGGCCGCCATTTAGCGACGCTCGCTTTCAGTGAAGCCGGCTCACGCAGTCATTTCTGGGCACCAATATCGCGAGCACATCGCAACGGTAGCGGCGTACGCATTAGCGCGAAGAAATCCTGGGTCACCAGCGCGGGCCATGCGCAGAGCTACATCGTTTCCGCGCTTGCGCCTGAGGGCGACGGACCTACCGACTCAACTCTTTATCTTCTTGCGGCAGGAACACGCGGCCTATCCGTTGCCGGTCCATGGGACGGTTTGGGACTTCGCGCCAACGCCTCTGCGCCAATCGCACTCGAAGAGTGCGAAGTGCCATCCCATTTTCAACTCACGGACGACGGCGCAGGTTTTCCCGCGATGTTGAACATGGTGCTCCCGCTGTTCAATTTGGGATCAGCATCGGTGTCATTGGGATTGTGCCGAGCGGCGGTTGCAGGGACGGCCTCGCATCTGAAGACTGCAAAATTCGAGCACCTCGGCCAGAGCCTCGGCGAGAGCCTGCCTACGCTACGCGCGCAGCTCGCGACGATGCAGATCGAGACCGATGGGCTGTCGGCACGCATCGACGATTTAGTCGACCATCTTGAAAACCCGCGCGAGACCACCATGCTGCGCGTGCTTGAAGCCAAAGCCGCTGCCGGCGACGTCGCGATTAGCGTGACTTCAGCCGCAATGCGCGTTTGCGGCGGTGCGGCCTTCTCAAAACATTTGGGCATCGAGCGCCTCTTCCGCGATGCGCACGCGGGCGCTGTGATGGCGCCAACCGGAGATGTTCTGCGCGAGTTCATCGGAAAGGCCCTTTTAGGCATGCCGCTCTTCTAG
- a CDS encoding NADPH:quinone reductase, which yields MEISMKAIRIHQYGDADTLKLEDVQRVSIADDQVLVRVHDAGVNPIDWKIRQGYLKQVMPASFPLTIGQDFAGEVADHGKAVDRFAAGDRVFGFAQGAYAEYVAASVSEIAAMPASMDFVTAAALPTAGSTALQVIRDVVKAKSGMTILVHGAAGGVGSFASQIAKNFGARVIGTASGDDIEYLKSIGVDEVIDYQRERFEEKAGEVDAVVDLVGGDTLVRSYMVVKSGGVLVTTVQPVDEAAAKRAGIHAVMVFMRKNAADLKELAKLVEQGALKPRLAQTMNLSQAKEAQELSESGGTHGKVILKVA from the coding sequence ATGGAGATCAGCATGAAGGCCATTCGAATTCATCAGTATGGGGATGCCGATACATTGAAGCTGGAAGATGTGCAGCGAGTATCCATCGCGGACGACCAGGTTCTCGTTCGAGTTCACGATGCCGGAGTTAATCCAATCGATTGGAAGATCAGGCAGGGGTATCTGAAGCAGGTGATGCCCGCATCCTTTCCGCTTACCATCGGGCAGGACTTCGCTGGTGAAGTGGCAGATCACGGCAAGGCTGTCGATCGCTTCGCAGCGGGGGATCGGGTGTTTGGTTTTGCGCAGGGCGCATACGCAGAATACGTTGCGGCCTCGGTTTCTGAAATCGCCGCGATGCCTGCATCGATGGACTTCGTCACGGCAGCCGCGCTTCCGACTGCTGGATCGACGGCGCTGCAAGTTATCCGTGACGTCGTGAAAGCGAAGTCGGGCATGACCATTTTGGTACACGGCGCCGCCGGCGGTGTGGGCTCGTTCGCCTCGCAGATTGCGAAGAACTTTGGAGCCCGCGTGATCGGCACGGCTTCGGGTGACGACATTGAATACCTCAAGTCCATCGGAGTCGATGAGGTGATTGACTATCAGCGCGAGAGGTTTGAGGAGAAGGCGGGCGAAGTCGATGCGGTGGTCGATCTCGTCGGTGGCGACACTCTGGTGCGCTCATACATGGTGGTGAAATCCGGTGGTGTGCTCGTCACCACGGTTCAGCCAGTCGATGAAGCAGCCGCAAAACGGGCTGGCATCCATGCGGTTATGGTATTTATGCGCAAGAATGCGGCAGACCTGAAGGAACTCGCAAAGCTGGTCGAGCAAGGCGCTTTGAAGCCCAGACTGGCTCAGACGATGAACCTCAGCCAGGCGAAAGAAGCGCAGGAACTTAGTGAATCCGGCGGGACACATGGGAAGGTGATACTGAAGGTAGCCTGA
- a CDS encoding radical SAM protein, which translates to MKTKFDLDIARKTFASGLLPELISVLRRGRPGDLVAVIGDEESIGPELETWCRFTGNPLLETTSENGRTRWVFRFGTAAMPAEENRPVGSRLWLYTNFDCNLHCDYCCVRSSPTAPRRELGLERVQRIAREAAELGVKEIFVTGGEPFLLEDIGEILLACAAAAPTTVLTNGMLFTGRRAEGLRALPRQRIVLQISLDSPTPGRHDLHRGSGTWARARAGIQHARAQGFRVRLAATVSTDAEAEEFRQFLDEEKIAAEDRVIRRMALRGAASEGVAVSRADLVPEVTISADGVYWHPVGAEDADLLVTHDIFPLAESFAAVRRAFEREGEHASRLARIFNCA; encoded by the coding sequence ATGAAGACTAAGTTCGATCTGGATATCGCGCGAAAGACGTTCGCGTCTGGCCTCTTGCCGGAATTGATCTCTGTTCTGCGCCGCGGTAGGCCGGGCGATCTTGTCGCGGTGATCGGCGACGAAGAGAGCATTGGACCTGAGTTGGAAACCTGGTGCCGATTCACCGGAAACCCACTCCTGGAGACCACGTCCGAAAATGGCCGCACGCGGTGGGTTTTCCGTTTTGGGACTGCAGCAATGCCTGCCGAAGAAAATCGGCCGGTCGGTTCCCGCCTTTGGCTGTACACCAACTTCGACTGCAACCTGCATTGCGACTACTGCTGTGTGCGTTCCTCGCCTACCGCGCCGCGACGAGAGCTGGGGCTCGAGCGTGTACAGCGCATTGCGCGTGAAGCTGCCGAACTTGGGGTGAAAGAAATTTTCGTCACTGGAGGCGAGCCGTTTCTGCTCGAGGATATCGGCGAGATTCTGCTGGCCTGCGCTGCGGCCGCTCCCACTACTGTGCTGACCAATGGCATGTTGTTCACCGGCCGTCGCGCGGAAGGCTTGCGAGCGTTGCCTCGCCAGCGAATTGTTCTGCAAATCAGCTTGGACAGCCCAACGCCAGGGCGGCACGACCTCCATCGTGGGTCCGGAACATGGGCTCGAGCGCGCGCAGGTATTCAGCACGCTCGTGCGCAGGGGTTTAGAGTGCGGCTGGCTGCAACCGTTTCAACTGATGCCGAGGCTGAGGAGTTCCGTCAGTTCCTCGACGAAGAGAAGATTGCCGCAGAGGACCGAGTCATACGCCGTATGGCGTTGCGCGGCGCTGCCAGCGAAGGTGTTGCCGTCAGTCGAGCCGATCTGGTGCCGGAAGTCACGATTAGTGCTGATGGTGTGTACTGGCATCCGGTGGGGGCGGAAGATGCCGACCTGCTGGTTACGCACGACATCTTTCCTTTGGCTGAGTCCTTCGCTGCCGTCCGCCGCGCTTTCGAGCGCGAAGGCGAACACGCAAGTAGACTGGCGAGAATCTTTAACTGTGCGTGA
- a CDS encoding glycosyltransferase produces MTSSSETVVHPSGSDRVLVIMAKAPRPGTVKTRLTPNLSPTDVISFYCCLLDDTLTLARSLGDVEVAIMCPESDVSELTQLAGENANVVAQKGEGLAAGLTSVFAHFARDRHRRTIAFNSDSPHLPRSVLEDAFETLISHDVVVGPTHDGGYYLVGAKPGHPTLFAHDGMGTTSALERLLSRARALELTVGFADPFWDIDVADDLDRLAAELRQAPARAPRTARWLKEWELAAAQLRTGTGEM; encoded by the coding sequence ATGACATCTTCAAGCGAGACGGTGGTGCATCCTTCAGGGAGTGACCGTGTGCTGGTGATTATGGCGAAGGCACCACGCCCCGGCACAGTTAAGACGCGTTTGACTCCGAACCTCTCTCCTACAGATGTCATTTCCTTTTACTGCTGTCTCCTCGACGATACGCTGACACTGGCGCGGTCATTGGGCGATGTGGAAGTTGCCATTATGTGCCCGGAGTCCGATGTGAGCGAGTTGACCCAGCTGGCAGGCGAAAACGCAAACGTAGTTGCGCAGAAAGGTGAAGGTCTGGCTGCGGGGCTCACTTCAGTGTTTGCCCACTTCGCGCGAGATCGTCACCGACGGACGATTGCCTTCAACAGCGACAGTCCACATCTGCCGCGTTCGGTTCTCGAAGATGCATTCGAAACTCTCATCTCGCATGACGTGGTCGTGGGACCGACCCACGACGGAGGCTACTATCTCGTAGGGGCAAAGCCTGGGCATCCTACGCTTTTTGCACACGACGGAATGGGCACCACGAGCGCACTGGAGAGGCTACTATCACGCGCACGAGCTCTTGAGCTGACGGTGGGTTTCGCAGATCCATTTTGGGACATTGATGTAGCTGACGACCTGGATCGTCTGGCAGCGGAGTTGCGCCAAGCTCCGGCAAGAGCGCCGCGCACGGCACGGTGGCTTAAAGAGTGGGAGCTTGCGGCAGCACAATTGCGTACGGGCACGGGAGAAATGTGA
- a CDS encoding TIGR03118 family protein: protein MQFTIRQVPTAELSLRGGVVKTIRRFLVIAALLSGSLLGTMSAQNGFVETDLVANTSPLTDANGIIHTPLVADDHLKNAWGVGASGTSPFWISDNNAGVSTLYRVTASVPVATLGLVVSIPRPGDPLGNSGTPTGLVFNINGGANGGFKVSGVDANGKPASASAAFLFSTEDGTILGWNPGVNPLGFDPVRDKAKAGTFAIIAVDNSSNPDAANGAVYKGLAIATDSAGRTLLYVPNFRSGKVEVYDNTFSTPRNLPASAFFDPKLKKGYAPFNIVLMNGKLFVSYAVQDETKHDDLAGESHGIVNTFNLDGSGQERFAQYGQLNSPWGMALAPAGFGQFAGDILIGNFGNGHINVYTPGGEFVDKLRDPHGQAIVIDGLWTLRVGNGGNGGLTNTVYFTAGPNQETDGLFGGLTPQ from the coding sequence ATGCAATTCACCATCCGACAAGTTCCTACAGCAGAGCTATCGCTCAGAGGAGGAGTTGTGAAGACCATCCGTCGATTCCTAGTCATTGCAGCATTACTCAGTGGTTCGCTTCTCGGCACAATGTCGGCCCAAAATGGTTTCGTCGAAACCGATCTTGTCGCTAATACATCGCCCTTGACTGATGCCAATGGCATCATTCATACGCCTCTCGTGGCGGATGATCACCTTAAAAATGCCTGGGGTGTGGGTGCATCCGGTACTTCGCCCTTTTGGATTTCTGACAATAACGCGGGTGTCTCCACGCTTTACCGAGTTACAGCCTCTGTTCCAGTGGCCACGCTGGGACTGGTAGTTTCCATTCCCAGGCCGGGAGATCCGCTGGGGAATTCGGGAACACCGACAGGACTCGTCTTCAACATTAATGGTGGCGCAAACGGCGGATTCAAGGTCTCGGGGGTTGACGCGAACGGAAAGCCGGCCTCTGCATCGGCGGCGTTTTTGTTCTCGACAGAAGATGGAACGATTCTCGGCTGGAATCCAGGAGTAAATCCGCTGGGCTTTGACCCTGTGCGAGACAAAGCGAAGGCAGGCACATTCGCGATTATCGCAGTCGACAATTCCTCCAACCCTGATGCAGCCAACGGCGCTGTGTACAAGGGACTGGCAATCGCCACCGATAGCGCAGGCAGGACTTTGTTGTACGTTCCCAATTTCCGTTCCGGGAAAGTTGAGGTGTATGACAACACCTTCTCTACACCGCGCAATTTGCCGGCGAGTGCGTTCTTTGACCCGAAACTGAAAAAAGGCTATGCACCATTCAACATAGTTCTGATGAACGGAAAGCTCTTTGTCAGCTATGCCGTACAGGATGAGACGAAGCACGACGATCTGGCCGGTGAGAGCCACGGCATTGTGAACACTTTCAATCTCGATGGCAGCGGGCAGGAGCGATTCGCGCAGTATGGGCAGCTCAATTCGCCCTGGGGAATGGCACTCGCCCCCGCCGGTTTTGGTCAGTTCGCCGGCGATATTCTGATCGGCAATTTCGGAAATGGCCACATCAACGTGTACACTCCGGGCGGCGAATTCGTGGATAAGCTCCGCGATCCGCATGGACAAGCGATTGTCATCGACGGCTTATGGACGCTGAGAGTCGGCAACGGTGGCAACGGTGGTCTCACTAACACAGTGTATTTTACCGCTGGTCCAAATCAGGAAACTGACGGACTTTTTGGCGGTCTCACGCCGCAATAG
- a CDS encoding phosphate ABC transporter substrate-binding protein, with the protein MRKTIWLGAVAYNPKVVTIWEGMRGYFHEEAHLDVEVVLFQSYEAQVLALLAQPGEAVPRIDIAWNTNLAYLQADEWSGHSCRAIAMRDTDLGWMTTIIAVNGSPISTLADLRNRTLALGSRDSGHAAILPVHFLEQQGMCEGRDYRTLRFDSDVGKHGDTGTSEVEVVRAVLDGRADAGAIGSPFWDTVRKERLVPERGLCEIWSSPAYNHCMFTARPDLTLEQERRFVEALLAMDYENPVHRAILDAEGLQRWVTPHLDGYSALRHAAAQQGLLQQALAKSA; encoded by the coding sequence ATGCGCAAGACAATCTGGTTAGGAGCTGTTGCATACAATCCCAAAGTGGTCACGATTTGGGAGGGGATGCGGGGATATTTTCATGAGGAAGCACATCTTGATGTTGAGGTCGTGCTGTTCCAGAGCTATGAGGCGCAGGTCCTCGCGCTGCTCGCTCAACCCGGCGAGGCGGTGCCGCGTATCGATATTGCCTGGAATACGAACCTGGCCTACCTGCAGGCAGATGAGTGGAGTGGCCACTCCTGTCGTGCAATCGCTATGCGCGACACCGATCTCGGCTGGATGACCACGATCATCGCCGTCAACGGAAGTCCCATTTCGACACTCGCGGATTTGAGAAATCGCACGCTCGCGCTCGGCAGCCGAGACAGCGGACACGCGGCGATCCTTCCTGTTCACTTCTTGGAGCAGCAAGGGATGTGCGAAGGAAGGGACTACCGAACGCTGCGCTTCGACAGCGACGTCGGGAAACACGGCGATACCGGTACCAGCGAAGTGGAGGTCGTTCGCGCCGTTCTCGATGGTCGAGCCGACGCCGGCGCTATCGGCAGCCCATTTTGGGACACCGTCCGCAAGGAGCGCCTGGTGCCGGAAAGAGGCCTCTGTGAGATATGGTCCTCTCCGGCGTACAACCATTGCATGTTCACGGCCCGGCCCGATCTTACCCTCGAACAGGAGCGCCGGTTTGTCGAAGCGCTCTTAGCTATGGACTACGAGAATCCAGTTCATCGCGCGATTCTCGATGCGGAAGGGCTGCAGCGCTGGGTAACGCCTCACCTCGATGGCTACTCGGCCTTGCGGCACGCGGCCGCGCAACAGGGATTGTTGCAGCAGGCATTGGCCAAATCGGCCTGA